One genomic region from Rosa rugosa chromosome 1, drRosRugo1.1, whole genome shotgun sequence encodes:
- the LOC133726636 gene encoding nuclear pore complex protein GP210 — protein MPPSFAFLLGLVLLTMADQTASHLSSGGPHIADVNILLPPKMTHPVEYRLQGSDGCFKWSWDHHDFLSVLPEYNSTSHCSTSARLRSVASYSGRKETAVYATDVNTGVVIRCKVFIDKLSRIQIFHNSVKLDLDGLATLQVRAFDDEENVFSSLVGLQFMWQLETNEPLHHLVHVPLKDSPLSDCGGLCGDLDVQIKLEDSGVFSDMYVVKGIEIGHEIVSVHLLEPQFKYMADKIVLTVAEAMSLEPPSPVLVLVGAAVRYNLKVIRGNKAQVVTLPSPHHQWSSSNSSVAHVDSMTGLTNALSLGVTNVIVEDTRVTGHIQVSSLNVVLPDSLSLYLTPLSASGDPVQGTKAIPSMTRWYGVSGHQYLIQMKVFSQGPDAQEIYITENDDLKLSKTKSDYWQIFPVSDDIAVKHSWQNSVVLKATSRGQGKLTASLTYFSALNETKEVLKVVQEVTICDQVKFSLDKSVATILLPWVPAVYQAVELKVSGGCAKASTDYKWFSSDMGIVSVSASGVVQAKKPGKATIKVLSIFDSFNYDEVVIEVSVPASMSMLLNFPVETVVGSHLQAAVTMKASNGAYFYRCDAFSSFIKWKVESGPFIIVKGEASDSHMLGNAEFHTSTYGSPCSWADLYASASGRATLHATLPDEYHNYESSFHGPIVLKASSLIAAYPPLSVRQAGDGNHYGGYFFDLTLTETDNPLVKLDKMYLVPGTHLDVMLLGGPEQWKNGVEFVEPVEILNKEHGHIDDGASVQRLSETYRSLYRVSCEMLGTYNIVFKQGNLVGDDHPVPAVADVSLSLICSIPTSIALIADEPVNQLEVIRTAIQANRKSGRIRVTPITVANERTIRLAAVGISSIGEAFANSSSLHLQWELSNCDGMAYWDDADNLQRSKYSWENFLSLQNVSGLCIVRATVIGFHNTMGKHNTIPLLESSENVLTDAIRLQLVSTLRISPENHLVVFNPNAKVNLAISGGSCFLKVVVNDSQVVEVIQPPTDLQCSQLVLSPNGLGTALVTVYDIGLAPPLAASAVVQVAEIDWIKIMSPEVISLMEGSSQTIDIMAGISDGRTFDSYQFAYISVQVHVEDQIIEVSDINDISNTDGGYINVPKFKIFASHLGITTFFVSALQQSGHEILSQPIMVEVYAAPEIHPHDVFLVPGASYVLTLKGGPTVGVNVEYTSMDDEVATIDRSSGQLSARLPGNSTIHATVLKNGDTVICQAYTSVKVGVPFSVILNAQSELLGVGKEMPLYPVFSEGDLFSVYEQCQNYHWSGEDEKVLSFYGLEHLNSEKYGSQLDYAEKFRFTSHISEEELGFIKVVLGRSAGRTNIAVSFSCEFVSSGSKSWRRIYNASVSISVVPDPPLALGVPITWILPPHYTTTSLLPLSSESHGQRDSQSHKGTIIYSLLRNGPDKNEVLQKDAISIDGDRIKTSESNNLACIQAKDRMTDRIEIAACVKVAEVAQIRISDDWLPFRGINLGLGAELSLPVVYLDALGNRFYEAYDTVLFDIETDNPDVVSVNTTLAGSGIIHLKAMRHGRALVRVSIASIPLKSDYILISVGAHIHPQNPVIHIGSHVNFSIEGLNDQISGRWLTANESVISVSPLSGEAEVIGEGTTQVHFEAPSMKLRTTVTVLTDDIVSVEAPRETLTNVPFPTKGYNFSVKISDKYKAFGNTKGFQYVCRVDPPFVGYSKPWIDLDTGNSYCLFFPYTPEHLVRFKSKDMKPDISVSINASLRGADHVSGSASALFVGGFSVMEMGKDSFQLNLTPDFNKTIVTILGNTDVEMYWRERDLLLITPIHKEGFGIGGRAKYEVKMLGTKRFKDTIFITLPANGQSVEIDVSGDPGEKAASETTAINYTLWATMLGGLALLILIVVVFKYYSDRPDRSHIPVAPATPSFAAPVTPERSNPAVVSELSPRTPQPFMDYVRRTIDETPYYKREPRRRVNPQNTF, from the exons TTCAACTAGTCACTGCTCAACGAGTGCTCGGTTGAGATCAGTTGCTTCTTATAGTGGTAGAAAGGAGACTGCTGTTTATGCTACCGACGTAAATACTGGAGTTGTGATTCGGTGCAAAGTTTTTATTGACAAACTTTCCAGAATCCAGATATTTCATAATTCTGTTAAACTTGACTTAGATGGGCTTGCCACTCTTCAAGTCCGTGCCTTCGATGATGAAG AAAATGTGTTTTCGTCACTGGTGGGATTGCAATTTATGTGGCAGCTAGAAACCAATGAACCACTGCATCACCTTGTTCATGTTCCTCTTAAGGACTCTCCCCTGAGTGACTGTGGTGGATTGTGTGGAGACCTAGATGTCCAAATAAAACTTGAAGATAGT GGTGTGTTCTCAGACATGTATGTTGTAAAGGGAATCGAAATTGGGCATGAGATTGTTTCTGTGCATTTGCTTGAGCCACAATTCAAATACATGGCTGATAAGATTGTCCTAACTGTAGCAGAAGCCATGTCACTCGAACCTCCCTCACCTGTACTTGTCCTTGTTGGCGCTGCTGTTCGTTATAATCTAAAAGTTATTCGTGGGAACAAGGCTCAAG TGGTAACTTTGCCGTCCCCACATCATCAATGGTCTTCGTCAAACTCTTCAGTTGCTCATGTTGACTCTATGACAGGCTTGACAAACGCATTGAGCTTAGGGGTAACAAATGTCATAGTTGAAGATACAAGGGTTACTGGCCACATACAAGTGTCCTCACTCAATGTTGTCCTGCCAGATTCTTTATCTTTATACTTGACACCTCTGTCTGCTTCTGGTGATCCTGTACAAGGAACTAAAGCAATTCCGTCCATGACCCGTTGGTATGGTGTTTCTGGTCATCAGTACCTCATTCAAATGAAGGTTTTCTCCCAGGGGCCAGATGCGCAAGAAATTTACATCACAGAG AATGATGATCTAAAGCTGTCCAAAACCAAGTCAGATTATTGGCAAATTTTTCCTGTATCTGATGATATTGCAGTCAAACATAGCTGGCAGAATTCTGTAGTCCTAAAAGCAACTTCACGGGGACAGGGAAAATTAACAGCTTCATTGACTTACTTTAGTGCGCTAAATGAAACGAAGGAG GTTCTCAAGGTTGTGCAAGAAGTCACTATATGTGATCAAGTGAAGTTTAGTTTGGACAAAAGTGTTGCGACCATTCTCCTTCCCTGGGTTCCTGCTGTTTATCAGGCGGTCGAGCTGAAGGTTTCAGGAG GTTGTGCAAAAGCATCTACAGACTACAAATGGTTCTCCTCAGACATGGGTATTGTGTCTGTATCTGCTTCTGGGGTTGTCCAGGCTAAGAAGCCTGGTAAAGCTACTATTAAAGTGCTATCCATTTTTGATTCATTCAATTATGATGAG GTGGTCATTGAAGTTTCGGTCCCAGCATCTATGTCCATGCTTCTTAACTTCCCTGTGGAGACTGTAGTAGGATCACATCTTCAAGCTGCTGTAACAATGAAAGCATCAAATG GTGCCTACTTTTATAGATGTGATGCATTCAGTTCCTTCATAAAGTGGAAAGTAGAGAGTGGGCCTTTCATCATTGTCAAAGGGGAGGCATCTGATTCACACATGTTAGGGAATGCTGAGTTCCATACATCAACTTATGGTTCTCCATGTTCATGGGCAGATTTATATGCTTCCGCTTCTGGTCGAGCTACTCTTCATGCTACATTACCTGATGAATATCACAACTATGAAAGCTCTTTTCATGGACCTATTGTCTTAAAAGCATCTTCACTTATTGCGGCATATCCACCACTTAGTGTTCGTCAGGCTGGTGATGGAAATCATTATGGTGGTTACTTTTTTGATTTGACTCTAACAGAAACTGATAATCCATTGGTAAAGTTGGATAAAATGTACCTTGTCCCTGGAACGCATCTGGATGTCATGCTTCTTGGTGGTCCCGAACAGTGGAAAAATGGTGTTGAGTTTGTGGAACCTGTGGAGATCTTAAATAAAGAACATGGTCACATTGATGATGGTGCTTCTGTGCAACGGTTATCTGAGACCTATAGGAGTCTGTACAGAGTTTCATGCGAGATGCTTGGAACCTataatattgttttcaaacaGGGTAATCTTGTTGGGGATGACCATCCTGTGCCTGCAGTGGCTGACGTGTCTCTGTCTCTTATATGTAGCATTCCTACCTCAATTGCTTTGATAGCCGATGAACCTGTAAATCAACTTGAAGTTATAAGGACAGCAATTCAGGCTAACCGTAAATCAGGGAGAATTCGTGTCACTCCCATTACTGTGGCAAATGAGCGCACCATTAGATTAGCTGCAGTTGGCATTAGTAGTATTGGAGAAGCTTTTGCAAACTCATCATCTCTTCATTTGCAGTGGGAACTTAGCAATTGTGATGGGATGGCCTATTGGGATGATGCTGATAATTTACAGAGATCAAAGTACAGTTGGGAAAATTTTTTGAGCCTGCAAAATGTGTCGGGCCTGTGTATTGTTCGTGCTACTGTTATTGGTTTCCACAATACCATGGGTAAACATAATACTATACCATTGCTTGAGAGTTCAGAGAATGTTCTTACAGATGCTATTCGTTTGCAGCTTGTTTCTACATTGAGGATTAGTCCAGAAAATCATTTGGTAGTTTTCAATCCCAATGCTAAGGTAAATCTGGCAATTTCTGGTGGGAGCTGTTTTCTGAAAGTTGTTGTAAATGATTCTCAAGTGGTAGAAGTCATTCAACCCCCAACGGATTTACAATGCTCACAACTGGTGCTGTCTCCTAATGGTTTGGGGACTGCACTTGTGACAGTTTATGATATTGGGCTTGCTCCTCCACTTGCAGCTTCTGCTGTGGTACAAGTTGCAGAGATCGACTGGATAAAGATTATGTCACCAGAAGTTATAAGCCTTATGGAAGGGAGTTCACAGACTATTGATATAATGGCTGGTATTAGTGATGGGAGAACTTTTGACTCTTATCAGTTTGCCTACATTAGTGTTCAAGTGCATGTTGAGGATCAAATTATTGAGGTGTCAGATATTAATGACATCTCAAACACAGATGGTGGATATATAAATGTTCCAAAATTTAAGATTTTTGCTTCACATCTTGGGATCACAACTTTCTTTGTCAGTGCTTTGCAGCAATCTGGGCATGAAATTTTGAGTCAACCAATAATGGTGGAAGTCTATGCAGCACCAGAGATTCACCCCCACGATGTATTCCTTGTACCTGGTGCATCTTATGTGCTTACTTTAAAGGGAGGCCCAACAGTTGGTGTAAATGTTGAATATACGAGTATGGATGATGAAGTAGCAACAATAGATAGATCTTCAGGACAATTATCTGCGAGATTACCTGGGAACAGTACTATTCATGCCACAGTCTTAAAAAATGGAGATACTGTGATCTGTCAAGCATATACCAGTGTTAAAGTAGGAGTTCCTTTTTCGGTGATATTGAATGCACAAAGTGAACTGCTTGGTGTTGGCAAAGAGATGCCACTTTATCCTGTGTTTTCTGAGGGTGATCTGTTTTCTGTTTATGAGCAATGCCAAAATTACCATTGGAGTGGAGAAGATgaaaaggtgttgagtttttaTGGGTTAGAGCACTTGAATAGTGAAAAGTATGGATCTCAACTAGATTATGCAGAAAAATTTCGTTTTACAAGCCATATTAGTGAGGAAGAGCTTGGTTTTATCAAAGTAGTGCTTGGAAGATCTGCAGGGAGGACAAATATCGCAGTCTCATTCTCATGTGAATTTGTATCTTCTGGTTCTAAGTCATGGAGAAGAATTTACAATGCCTCTGTATCAATATCGGTGGTGCCTGATCCCCCGCTTGCTCTCGGAGTTCCAATAACCTGGATTCTTCCTCCTCATTATACTACAACTAGTCTTTTACCTTTATCTTCAGAATCGCATGGCCAACGGGATAGTCAGAGTCATAAAGGAACTATCATCTATTCTTTATTGAGAAATGGTCCTGACAAGAATGAAGTTCTGCAAAAAGATGCTATTTCCATTGATGGAGACAGAATAAAGACATCAGAAAGTAACAATCTTGCATGCATTCAGGCAAAAGATCGAATGACAGATAGAATTGAGATTGCTGCTTGTGTCAAAGTTGCTGAGGTGGCTCAAATAAGGATTTCAGATGACTGGTTACCATTTCGTGGGATCAATCTTGGTCTTGGTGCTGAGCTTTCTCTTCCAGTAGTCTATTTGGACGCACTAG GAAACCGTTTTTATGAAGCATATGACACCGTCCTCTTTGATATTGAAACTGACAATCCTGATGTGGTGTCTGTAAACACGACGCTCGCTGGAAGTGGAATCATCCATCTCAAG GCAATGCGACATGGTAGAGCTCTTGTGCGAGTATCCATTGCTAGTATTCCCTTGAAGTCCGACTATATCCTG ATATCAGTGGGAGCGCATATACATCCTCAGAACCCAGTTATTCACATAGGAAGCCATGTTAACTTCAGTATAGAAG GTTTAAATGATCAAATTTCTGGCCGGTGGCTTACTGCCAATGAAAGTGTCATATCTGTCTCCCCATTGTCTGGAGAAGCTGAAGTAATTGGGGAAGGTACAACTCAAG TACACTTTGAGGCGCCAAGCATGAAGTTGCGAACAACAGTTACAGTGCTAACAGATGATATTGTTTCTGTTGAAGCTCCAAGGGAGACACTGACAAATGTTCCCTTCCCCACTAAAGGATATAACTTCTCTGTGAAGATCAG CGACAAGTATAAGGCATTTGGAAACACCAAGGGCTTCCAGTATGTTTGTAGAGTGGACCCTCCTTTTGTTGG GTATTCAAAGCCATGGATTGATCTTGATACTGGTAACTCATATTGCCTCTTCTTCCCTTACACACCGGAGCATTTGGTTCGTTTCAAGTCCAAGGATATGAAACCAGATATATCTGTTTCCATCAATGCTTCACTGAGAGGAGCTGATCATGTTTCAGGATCGGCATCTGCTCTTTTCGTTGGAGGTTTTTCTGTTATGGAGATGGGCAAG GATTCATTCCAGTTGAATTTGACTCCAGACTTTAACAAGACTATCGTCACAATTCTGGGGAACACAG ATGTTGAAATGTATTGGCGTGAGCGGGATTTATTACTCATTACTCCCATCCATAAAGAAGGTTTTGGGATCGGTGGGCGTGCAAAGTATGAG GTCAAAATGTTAGGTACCAAGAGATTCAAAGATACAATTTTCATCACACTACCAGCCAATG GTCAAAGTGTAGAAATTGATGTCAGTGGTGACCCTGGAGAAAAAGCAGCATCAGAAACTACCGCTATCAATTATACCCTTTGGGCAACCATGCTCGGAGGTCTTGCTCTATTGATTTTGATAGTGGTAGTCTTCAAATATTATTCTGACAGACCGGATAGATCTCATATACCTGTTGCTCCTGCTACTCCAAGTTTTGCAGCCCCGGTCACACCTGAACGTAGCAACCCTGCTGTTGTGAGTGAACTGTCTCCTCGAACACCTCAGCCCTTCATGGATTATGTGAGGAGGACGATAGATGAAACCCCGTACTACAAGCGAGAGCCACGAAGGAGGGTTAACCCACAGAATACTTTCTAG
- the LOC133726638 gene encoding uncharacterized protein LOC133726638 isoform X1, with protein sequence MDSHTNDANLDGEAHDVDRPDHRGGGEAEDEDYKSSSQPHTGDGASPGKIFIGGLARETTTAQFVKHFGKYGEIIDSVIMKDRKTGQPRGFGFVTYANPSVVDTVIEETHVINGKQVEIKRTIPRGAMGSKDFKTKKIFVGGIPTTVNEDEFSDFFSQFGEVKEHQIMRDHSTGRSRGFGFVTFETEQAVDDLLDKGNKLEFAGAQVEIKKAEPKKQTLPPPPSKRYNDSRPAYGGGYGDSYGGFGGGGYGSAGAYRSTAAAYAGRGSAYGGYSGSEFGGYGVYGGGGGGGGIGAYRGESSVGGYAGRYAGAYSRGYDLGGGGGGYGGTGGESYGGYGSAGGGAGGGYGSGSGYDAGFGGGYGGGGGASFYGSRGGYGGAGSGRYHPYGR encoded by the exons ATGGATTCGCATACTAACGATGCCAACCTTGACGGAGAAGCTCACGACGTTGACCGGCCAGACCACAGAGGCGGAGGTGAGGCGGAGGACGAAGACTACAAGTCGTCGTCTCAGCCTCACACCGGCGACGGAGCCAGCCCCGG GAAAATCTTTATAGGGGGTTTGGCGAGAGAGACCACTACAG CTCAATTTGTGAAGCATTTTGGTAAATATGGGGAGATTATAGATTCGGTGATAATGAAGGATCGGAAAACCGGGCAGCCCCGGGGGTTCGGGTTTGTGACCTATGCTAACCCCTCTGTGGTTGATACTGTCATAGAAGAGACTCATGTTATCAATGGCAAGCAA GTGGAAATCAAGAGGACAATACCGAGGGGAGCAATGGGGTCGAAGGATTTCAAGACGAAGAAGATTTTTGTGGGTGGAATTCCCACAACAGTGAATGAAG ATGAGTTTAGCGACTTCTTTTCACAGTTTGGAGAGGTCAAGGAACATCAGATTATGCGGGACCATTCCACTGGTCGCTCGCGGGGATTTGGTTTTGTTACCTTTGAGACAGAGCAAGCAGTTGATGATCTCTTGGACAAGGGGAACAAACTTGAGTTCGCTGGAGCTCAG GTGGAGATAAAAAAGGCAGAGCCAAAGAAACAAACCCTACCCCCACCCCCATCAAAACGTTACAATGATTCTAGGCCTGCATATGGTGGTGGATATGGAGATAGTTATGGTGGATTTGGAGGTGGAGGCTATGGTAGTGCAGGTGCTTATAGGTCAACCGCAGCAGCCTATGCTGGTAGAGGCAGTGCTTATGGAGGATATAGTGGAAGTGAGTTTGGTGGATACGGAGTatacggcggcggcggcggtggtggcGGTATAGGGGCTTATAGGGGAGAATCCTCAGTAGGAGGCTACGCAGGCCGTTATGCAGGAGCCTATAGCAGAGGTTATGATctaggaggtggtggtggtggttatgGTGGAACAGGTGGTGAGAGTTATGGGGGATATGGAAGTGCTGGTGGTGGAGCTGGTGGTGGTTACGGGAGTGGGAGTGGCTATGACGCAGGTTTTGGAGGTGGCTATGGAGGTGGCGGTGGAGCTTCCTTTTATGGTAGTAGAGGGGGATATGGTGGTGCTGGTAGTGGTCGATATCATCCTTATGGGAGGTAG
- the LOC133726638 gene encoding uncharacterized protein LOC133726638 isoform X2, with translation MPTLTEKLTTLTGQTTEAEVRRRTKTTSRRLSLTPATEPAPAQFVKHFGKYGEIIDSVIMKDRKTGQPRGFGFVTYANPSVVDTVIEETHVINGKQVEIKRTIPRGAMGSKDFKTKKIFVGGIPTTVNEDEFSDFFSQFGEVKEHQIMRDHSTGRSRGFGFVTFETEQAVDDLLDKGNKLEFAGAQVEIKKAEPKKQTLPPPPSKRYNDSRPAYGGGYGDSYGGFGGGGYGSAGAYRSTAAAYAGRGSAYGGYSGSEFGGYGVYGGGGGGGGIGAYRGESSVGGYAGRYAGAYSRGYDLGGGGGGYGGTGGESYGGYGSAGGGAGGGYGSGSGYDAGFGGGYGGGGGASFYGSRGGYGGAGSGRYHPYGR, from the exons ATGCCAACCTTGACGGAGAAGCTCACGACGTTGACCGGCCAGACCACAGAGGCGGAGGTGAGGCGGAGGACGAAGACTACAAGTCGTCGTCTCAGCCTCACACCGGCGACGGAGCCAGCCCCGG CTCAATTTGTGAAGCATTTTGGTAAATATGGGGAGATTATAGATTCGGTGATAATGAAGGATCGGAAAACCGGGCAGCCCCGGGGGTTCGGGTTTGTGACCTATGCTAACCCCTCTGTGGTTGATACTGTCATAGAAGAGACTCATGTTATCAATGGCAAGCAA GTGGAAATCAAGAGGACAATACCGAGGGGAGCAATGGGGTCGAAGGATTTCAAGACGAAGAAGATTTTTGTGGGTGGAATTCCCACAACAGTGAATGAAG ATGAGTTTAGCGACTTCTTTTCACAGTTTGGAGAGGTCAAGGAACATCAGATTATGCGGGACCATTCCACTGGTCGCTCGCGGGGATTTGGTTTTGTTACCTTTGAGACAGAGCAAGCAGTTGATGATCTCTTGGACAAGGGGAACAAACTTGAGTTCGCTGGAGCTCAG GTGGAGATAAAAAAGGCAGAGCCAAAGAAACAAACCCTACCCCCACCCCCATCAAAACGTTACAATGATTCTAGGCCTGCATATGGTGGTGGATATGGAGATAGTTATGGTGGATTTGGAGGTGGAGGCTATGGTAGTGCAGGTGCTTATAGGTCAACCGCAGCAGCCTATGCTGGTAGAGGCAGTGCTTATGGAGGATATAGTGGAAGTGAGTTTGGTGGATACGGAGTatacggcggcggcggcggtggtggcGGTATAGGGGCTTATAGGGGAGAATCCTCAGTAGGAGGCTACGCAGGCCGTTATGCAGGAGCCTATAGCAGAGGTTATGATctaggaggtggtggtggtggttatgGTGGAACAGGTGGTGAGAGTTATGGGGGATATGGAAGTGCTGGTGGTGGAGCTGGTGGTGGTTACGGGAGTGGGAGTGGCTATGACGCAGGTTTTGGAGGTGGCTATGGAGGTGGCGGTGGAGCTTCCTTTTATGGTAGTAGAGGGGGATATGGTGGTGCTGGTAGTGGTCGATATCATCCTTATGGGAGGTAG
- the LOC133726639 gene encoding uncharacterized protein LOC133726639 has protein sequence MAMVSLNLRTGPNPKVLQVCCRKKERSRDNYDLYKVIEITPPPKNLGVRCFPSNMQCGEIVTIESQTYTISAVTHRYQLRKGKYEPSEKRLDVLSTARYVLNIYLDNLLEQS, from the exons ATGGCAATGGTCTCCTTGAACCTCCGCACTGGCCCAAATCCAAAG GTGCTTCAAGTCTGTtgcagaaagaaagagaggagcAGAGATAACTATGACCTCTACAAAGTCATCGAAATTACGCCTCCGCCCAAGAACCTCGGCGTTCGTTGCTTTCCCTCT AACATGCAATGCGGGGAGATTGTGACAATAGAAAGCCAAACTTACACAATCTCGGCTGTAACTCATAGGTACCAGCTTCGGAAGGGGAAGTATGAACCGAGCGAGAAGAGGCTCGATGTCTTGTCCACAGCGAGATACGTCTTGAATATATACTTGGATAATTTACTAGAACAATCTTAA
- the LOC133726637 gene encoding serine/threonine-protein kinase D6PK-like yields MDSLSDGVISVPKARYSAPEGGNNPSSTPGTSRPSQPPSPKQLRSEVASSTSSVAAHAYEVKTVGYSNGSVINPNKVPNHGALQEDLLSMGKRYQSSNKGKVEHGGPNDVLDKPAETSYQNKVSMVEVKSSIQHPVDDSEEFDSSSLPESRNYVLGPGKGVAGRKNGHLVSHSGVGTAFCPSPQNSLYSAAPTLYCEAKQSFTNTEVSECTSSIEKSAETESEVTNSCELIESRKTSMYRGSTGSDVSDESSSSSLSNNMYKPHKANDVRWEAIQAVRDHDGMLGLNHFKLLKRLGCGDIGSVYLSELSGTRTCFAMKVMDKAALASRKKLLRAQTEREILQSLDHPFLPTLYSHFETEKFTCLLMEYCPGGDLHALRQKQPGKYFPEHAARFYVAEVLLALEYLHMLGIIYRDLKPENVLVREDGHIMLSDFDLSLRCAVSPTLVRSSNSGMETKKSAYCVQPACIEPTCVMQPDCITPACFAPRFFSSKPKKDKKKTKPKNDIYNQVSPLPELIAEPTSARSMSFVGTHEYLAPEIIKGEGHGSAVDWWTFGIFLYELLFGKTPFKGAGNRATLFNVVGQPLRFPESPSVSFAARDLIRGLLVKEPQHRLAYRRGATEVKQHPFFQSVNWALIRCTNPPSVPAKQNLLDTSPRPDTPKAASTDGKVPGVDLKPSGNYIEIDFF; encoded by the exons ATGGATTCACTGTCTGACGGGGTCATTTCTGTTCCAAAGGCTCGCTATTCGGCACCTGAGGGAGGCAACAACCCTAGTTCGACACCTGGGACTTCTCGTCCCTCTCAGCCTCCATCTCCGAAACAATTGAGAAGTGAAGTGGCTTCATCCACATCTAGTGTGGCTGCTCATGCTTATGAAGTGAAGACAGTAGGCTATTCAAACGGTTCTGTAATTAATCCCAACAAGGTACCTAACCATGGCGCGCTGCAGGAAGATTTGCTCAGTATGGGGAAACGGTATCAGAGTTCAAATAAAGGCAAAGTTGAACATGGAGGCCCGAATGATGTTCTTGATAAACCAGCCGAAACCTCATATCAGAACAAGGTTTCTATGGTGGAAGTAAAATCTTCCATCCAGCATCCTGTTGATGATTCTGAGGAATTTGATTCAAGCAGCTTACCAGAATCTAGGAATTATGTTTTAGGTCCAGGTAAAGGAGTTGCTGGACGGAAAAATGGCCACTTAGTTTCTCATTCCGGAGTAGGGACTGCCTTTTGTCCAAGCCCTCAGAACAGTTTATATTCTGCTGCCCCCACTCTCTATTGTGAAGCCAAACAGAGTTTTACCAATACAGAAGTCAGTGAATGTACAAGCAGCATTGAGAAGTCTGCTGAAACTGAAAGTGAGGTCACTAATTCCTGTGAGCTGATTGAGAGCAGAAAGACCAGTATGTATAGAGGTAGCACTGGAAGTGATGTTAGTGATGAGAGCAGCTCCAGTAGTTTGAGCAATAACATGTACAAGCCCCACAAGGCGAATGATGTGAGATGGGAAGCAATTCAAGCTGTCCGAGATCATGATGGGATGCTGGGTTTGAATCATTTCAAGTTGTTGAAGAGACTGGGATGTGGAGATATAGGCAGTGTTTATCTGTCTGAACTGTCGGGCACTAGAACTTGTTTTGCCATGAAGGTTATGGATAAAGCAGCACTGGCCAGTCGCAAAAAGCTTTTGAGGGCTCAGACAGAAAGAGAGATACTACAGTCTCTGGATCACCCTTTCCTGCCCACATTGTATTCGCACTTTGAGACAGAGAAGTTCACATGCTTGTTGATGGAGTATTGCCCTGGAGGTGATCTGCATGCACTCAGGCAAAAACAACCTGGAAAGTATTTTCCAGAGCATGCTGCCAG GTTTTATGTGGCTGAAGTTCTGCTTGCTTTGGAGTATTTGCATATGCTTGGGATCATTTACAGAGACCTCAAACCAGAGAATGTTTTAGTGAGGGAAGATGGGCATATAATGCTTTCAGATTTTGACCTTTCATTAAGATGTGCTGTTTCCCCCACCCTGGTTAGATCTTCAAACTCAGGCATGGAGACAAAGAAATCAGCATATTGTGTTCAGCCCGCGTGCATCGAGCCAACTTGTGTAATGCAGCCAGATTGCATTACACCAGCGTGCTTTGCTCCACGCTTTTTCTCAAGCAAGCCCAAGAAGGACAAGAAAAAGACCAAACCCAAGAATGATATATATAATCAAGTGAGCCCTCTCCCTGAGCTTATTGCAGAACCCACTAGTGCTAGATCAATGTCCTTTGTGGGAACACACGAGTATCTGGCGCCTGAAATAATCAAAGGTGAAGGCCATGGCAGTGCTGTGGATTGGTGGACGTTTGGGATCTTTCTCTATGAACTTTTATTTGGCAAAACTCCATTCAAGGGAGCAGGGAACCGAGCTACTTTGTTTAACGTTGTCGGGCAGCCTTTGAGATTTCCAGAGTCGCCCAGTGTCAGCTTTGCAGCAAGGGACTTGATCAGAGGTCTACTTGTGAAAGAGCCACAGCATCGTCTTGCTTATCGGCGTGGGGCTACAGAAGTCAAACAGCATCCGTTTTTCCAGAGTGTGAATTGGGCGCTAATCCGGTGTACAAATCCGCCTTCGGTGCCAGCAAAACAGAACCTGTTGGACACTTCTCCAAGACCTGATACTCCGAAAGCAGCCAGCACGGACGGGAAGGTACCGGGTGTTGATTTGAAGCCTTCTGGTAATTATATAGAGATTGATTTCTTTTGA